The following proteins are encoded in a genomic region of Limosilactobacillus reuteri subsp. reuteri:
- the rplM gene encoding 50S ribosomal protein L13 → MRTTYIAKPGEVERKWYVVDAKDVPMGRLASAVASILRGKNKPTFTPHVDTGDYVIVINAAQVKLTGKKASQKMYYRHSNYPGGLKQRTAGDFLAKEPEKLLETAIKGMLPHNSLGHKQGLKLHVYAGEDHKHAAQNPEVLDITNLI, encoded by the coding sequence GTGAGAACGACATACATCGCAAAACCTGGTGAAGTTGAACGCAAATGGTACGTTGTCGATGCTAAGGATGTCCCAATGGGTCGTTTAGCATCTGCAGTAGCATCAATTTTGCGCGGTAAGAACAAACCAACATTTACTCCACACGTTGATACTGGTGATTACGTTATCGTTATCAACGCTGCGCAAGTTAAGTTAACTGGTAAGAAAGCATCTCAAAAGATGTACTACCGTCACTCAAACTACCCTGGTGGTTTGAAGCAACGGACTGCTGGTGACTTCCTTGCAAAGGAACCAGAGAAGTTATTGGAAACTGCTATCAAGGGTATGCTTCCACACAATTCTCTTGGTCACAAGCAAGGTTTGAAGTTACATGTTTATGCTGGTGAAGACCACAAACATGCTGCACAAAACCCAGAAGTTTTAGACATTACTAACTTAATCTAA
- a CDS encoding energy-coupling factor transporter transmembrane component T family protein: MNSKIVFGSYVPVKSILHRLDPRIKLIMCIIYVILIFFVNNFLAAIWLLLALLAAIKLSNVGLRQYWQGIKPLFLIILITVAFQILFSSGGKMYWHWGIMAITRDGLINSLIIFYRFIVIITASTVLTATTQTFQIADALAWLMKPLQIIKVPVNQITLMLSIALRFVPTIMDETNKIMKAQRARGINFNAGNLLTRIKHLVPILIPLFVNSFKRAEELATAMEARGYDPNAPRTHYRQLVWHKNDAWAGLALLIVTVGLVCIRIFL, from the coding sequence ATGAATAGTAAAATCGTATTTGGTAGTTATGTACCAGTAAAATCGATCCTTCATCGTCTTGATCCACGAATAAAACTAATTATGTGTATTATTTACGTTATTTTAATTTTCTTCGTGAATAATTTTTTAGCTGCTATATGGCTTTTATTAGCGCTCCTTGCGGCAATTAAGTTAAGTAATGTTGGGTTAAGACAGTATTGGCAAGGAATTAAGCCGTTATTTTTAATTATTTTGATAACAGTAGCGTTTCAAATTTTATTTAGTAGTGGCGGAAAGATGTATTGGCATTGGGGAATTATGGCAATAACCCGTGATGGTCTTATTAATTCATTGATTATTTTCTACCGTTTTATTGTGATTATCACCGCCTCAACTGTCTTAACTGCCACCACTCAAACTTTTCAGATTGCAGACGCCTTGGCATGGTTAATGAAACCATTACAAATAATTAAGGTCCCTGTCAATCAGATTACGTTAATGCTTTCCATTGCGTTGCGCTTTGTTCCAACTATTATGGATGAAACTAATAAAATTATGAAAGCTCAACGGGCCCGCGGGATTAATTTTAACGCTGGAAATCTTTTGACACGGATTAAACATTTAGTTCCGATTCTTATCCCATTGTTTGTCAACTCGTTTAAGCGGGCAGAAGAATTAGCAACGGCAATGGAAGCACGAGGGTATGATCCTAATGCACCACGGACTCATTATCGTCAATTAGTTTGGCATAAAAATGATGCGTGGGCTGGCTTGGCGCTATTGATTGTGACAGTTGGTCTAGTTTGCATCCGAATATTTTTATAA
- the truA gene encoding tRNA pseudouridine(38-40) synthase TruA, with product MYRYKITFAYDGTNFSGFQIQPNKRTVEQTLKNAVNKIAKHPTPAIPVIGSGRTDAGVHALNQVAHFDIPYHLSNESMRKALNSILPLDILIKKAELVDNDFHARYSAHRKTYRYRVDQGEFVNPFKRNYTSHFKYPLNLEKMRKAADDLVGTHDFTSFVASGSQAKSNVRTIENITIKRDEVRNEVVFDFTGNGFLYNQVRIMVAFLLEIGSNQRPVDDVSRVLKAKDRTLARMTAPASGLYLVNVDYGTNDEKD from the coding sequence ATGTATCGTTATAAAATAACCTTTGCTTATGATGGAACCAATTTTTCCGGTTTCCAAATTCAACCAAATAAGCGGACAGTTGAACAAACATTAAAGAATGCAGTAAATAAAATTGCTAAGCACCCAACTCCTGCTATTCCCGTTATCGGCTCAGGAAGAACAGATGCAGGAGTTCATGCTCTGAATCAGGTTGCGCACTTTGATATTCCCTATCATTTAAGTAATGAATCGATGAGAAAGGCCCTCAACAGCATTTTGCCACTGGATATTTTAATTAAGAAAGCTGAATTAGTTGATAATGACTTTCATGCGCGTTATAGTGCTCATCGTAAAACTTATCGTTATCGGGTTGATCAGGGGGAATTTGTGAATCCTTTTAAACGTAACTATACTTCTCATTTTAAATATCCTCTTAACTTAGAAAAAATGAGAAAAGCAGCTGATGATTTGGTTGGAACTCATGATTTTACAAGTTTTGTTGCATCAGGAAGTCAAGCAAAAAGTAATGTTCGGACGATTGAGAATATTACAATTAAACGCGATGAGGTAAGAAATGAAGTCGTCTTTGACTTTACTGGTAATGGTTTCCTTTATAATCAAGTTCGAATAATGGTCGCTTTTCTTTTAGAAATCGGGAGCAATCAGCGACCAGTAGATGACGTGTCTCGAGTCCTTAAGGCGAAGGATCGGACATTGGCACGGATGACAGCGCCAGCGAGTGGTTTATATTTAGTTAATGTAGATTATGGAACAAATGATGAAAAGGATTGA
- a CDS encoding adenylate kinase, whose translation MNLVLMGLPGAGKGTQAQKIVENFPIPHISTGDIFRAAMKNETPMGIEAKKYIDKGELVPDEVTNGIVKERLAQDDTKDGFMLDGFPRNLNQAAALDEMLAESNRHLDAVINIHVEPDVLVERLSGRFICRNCGATYHKLYNAPKVEGTCDVCGHHEFYQRDDDKPETVKNRLDVNIKLNTPLVDYYQKKGVLHEINGEQDIDKVYEDIKKVLTNLN comes from the coding sequence ATGAATCTTGTATTAATGGGTCTTCCAGGTGCCGGTAAAGGTACTCAAGCTCAAAAGATCGTTGAAAATTTTCCAATTCCTCATATCTCAACTGGAGATATTTTTCGGGCAGCCATGAAGAATGAAACTCCCATGGGAATTGAAGCTAAGAAATATATTGATAAAGGTGAACTTGTTCCGGACGAAGTTACTAACGGTATCGTTAAGGAACGGTTAGCTCAAGATGATACTAAAGATGGCTTTATGCTGGATGGATTTCCTCGTAATCTTAACCAAGCAGCAGCTTTGGATGAGATGTTAGCAGAGAGTAATCGGCATCTTGATGCTGTGATCAATATTCACGTTGAACCGGATGTATTGGTAGAACGTTTAAGTGGACGTTTTATTTGTCGTAACTGTGGAGCAACATATCACAAACTTTATAATGCTCCTAAAGTTGAAGGCACATGTGACGTTTGTGGTCATCATGAATTTTATCAGCGTGATGATGATAAGCCTGAAACGGTTAAGAATCGTCTAGATGTTAATATTAAGTTGAACACACCACTGGTAGACTATTACCAAAAGAAAGGTGTTTTGCACGAAATTAATGGTGAACAAGATATCGATAAAGTTTATGAAGATATCAAGAAAGTATTAACAAACCTAAACTAG
- a CDS encoding energy-coupling factor transporter ATPase, translating to MAKAAITVKKLHYIYPNSTNEALHNVSLTIKEQEFVAIIGQTGSGKSTLVSLIDGLIKPSSGELNVAGLEINATTKAEYLSKIHHQVGFVFQFPEQQLFAETVAEDIAFGPHNLGWPAKKIEKAVDEVLKMVDLPLELKSHSPFALSGGQMRRVAIAGVLAMDPQILILDEPTAGLDTQATNDLLKLIKELNKKGTTIIMVTHQMEQVAYYANHVIAMSNGQVVADTTPQQLFNDAQRLKKLSLTLPVSVEVAQFLSKDGITLKNTEPLTLDALADEIAEAMRRKENE from the coding sequence TTGGCTAAAGCAGCAATTACAGTAAAAAAACTCCACTATATATATCCGAATTCTACTAATGAAGCCTTACATAATGTCTCATTAACAATTAAAGAGCAAGAGTTTGTTGCTATTATTGGACAAACCGGAAGTGGGAAGTCGACATTGGTTTCATTAATTGATGGATTAATAAAGCCCAGTAGTGGGGAACTTAATGTAGCAGGTTTAGAAATTAATGCAACGACAAAAGCTGAATATTTAAGTAAAATCCACCATCAAGTCGGTTTTGTATTCCAATTTCCTGAACAGCAACTATTTGCAGAAACAGTTGCGGAGGATATTGCTTTTGGGCCTCATAATTTAGGGTGGCCTGCAAAAAAAATTGAAAAAGCAGTTGATGAAGTATTAAAAATGGTGGATTTGCCATTAGAATTAAAGTCACACTCTCCTTTTGCACTTTCTGGAGGACAAATGAGGCGAGTAGCGATTGCTGGCGTTTTAGCAATGGATCCCCAAATTTTAATTCTTGATGAACCAACAGCGGGACTGGATACTCAAGCAACTAATGATTTGCTTAAACTTATTAAAGAACTTAATAAGAAAGGAACAACGATTATAATGGTTACTCACCAAATGGAACAGGTAGCCTACTATGCTAATCACGTAATTGCAATGAGTAATGGGCAGGTTGTTGCGGATACGACTCCTCAGCAATTATTTAATGATGCTCAACGATTAAAAAAACTATCATTGACGCTGCCTGTTTCCGTCGAAGTTGCGCAATTCCTTAGTAAAGATGGGATAACTTTAAAAAATACAGAACCGCTTACGCTTGATGCATTAGCAGATGAAATAGCAGAAGCGATGAGGAGAAAAGAAAATGAATAG
- the rpmJ gene encoding 50S ribosomal protein L36 codes for MKVRPSVKKMCEHCKIVKRNGRVMVICSANPKHKQRQGK; via the coding sequence ATGAAAGTAAGACCATCTGTTAAAAAGATGTGTGAGCACTGCAAGATCGTTAAGCGTAATGGTCGTGTTATGGTTATTTGCTCTGCTAACCCAAAGCATAAGCAACGTCAAGGTAAGTAA
- a CDS encoding DNA-directed RNA polymerase subunit alpha: MIEFEKPNIHKVEETDNYGKFVVEPLERGYGTTLGNSLRRVLIASLPGAAITSMQIDGVLHEFSTVEGVTEDVTQIILNLKKVSLKLDSEDQKNLELDVKGPAEVTASDIQGDNEVTILNPDLHIATVADGAELHIKLTADKGRGYLSANDNKARMDDLAIGVLPIDSIYTPIERVNYTVENARVGQRNDYDKLTLDVWTDGSLTPTEAVSLGAKILTEHLAMFVDLTETAQNAQVMVEKEETHKEKMLEMTIEELDLSVRSYNCLKRAGINTVKELTDRTVSDMMKVRNLGQKSLEEIKLKLNDLGVSFRQDD, translated from the coding sequence ATGATCGAATTTGAAAAGCCAAATATTCACAAAGTTGAAGAAACAGATAACTACGGTAAATTTGTCGTAGAACCACTTGAGCGCGGTTATGGAACCACTCTCGGTAACTCGTTAAGACGTGTATTAATTGCATCTTTGCCAGGTGCAGCGATTACGAGTATGCAAATTGATGGTGTTTTACATGAATTTAGCACTGTTGAAGGTGTAACTGAGGATGTTACGCAGATTATCCTAAATCTAAAGAAAGTTTCTTTGAAGCTTGATTCTGAGGATCAAAAGAATCTTGAATTAGATGTTAAAGGACCTGCTGAAGTAACTGCAAGTGATATCCAGGGTGATAATGAAGTTACAATCTTAAATCCTGATCTGCATATTGCAACTGTTGCTGATGGCGCAGAATTACACATCAAGTTAACTGCTGATAAGGGTCGCGGTTACCTTTCTGCTAACGATAATAAGGCCCGGATGGATGATTTAGCAATTGGTGTTTTACCGATTGATTCCATCTATACCCCAATTGAACGTGTAAATTACACTGTTGAAAATGCACGGGTTGGTCAGCGTAACGATTATGACAAGTTGACGCTGGATGTTTGGACTGATGGTTCATTAACACCAACTGAAGCAGTTAGTCTAGGTGCGAAGATTTTGACTGAACACTTAGCTATGTTTGTTGATTTAACAGAAACAGCTCAAAATGCTCAAGTGATGGTTGAAAAAGAAGAAACACACAAAGAGAAGATGCTTGAAATGACTATTGAAGAGCTTGATCTCTCTGTACGTTCTTACAATTGTTTGAAGCGAGCTGGTATCAATACTGTTAAGGAATTAACTGATCGAACAGTGTCTGATATGATGAAGGTTCGGAACTTAGGACAAAAGTCGTTAGAAGAAATTAAACTTAAATTAAATGATCTTGGTGTTTCATTTCGCCAAGACGACTAA
- the infA gene encoding translation initiation factor IF-1, whose protein sequence is MAKADVIEVEGKVTETLPNAMFKVELENGAEILAHVSGKIRMHYIKILPGDRVKVEMSPYDLTKGRITFRFK, encoded by the coding sequence GTGGCAAAAGCCGATGTAATTGAAGTAGAAGGTAAAGTAACTGAAACTTTGCCTAACGCAATGTTTAAAGTTGAATTGGAAAATGGAGCAGAAATTTTAGCACATGTTTCTGGCAAAATTCGGATGCACTACATTAAAATTTTACCAGGAGACCGTGTTAAAGTAGAAATGTCTCCATATGACCTTACAAAGGGTCGGATTACTTTCCGGTTCAAGTAG
- the rpsM gene encoding 30S ribosomal protein S13 has translation MARIAGVDLPRDKRIVIGLTYIFGIGDSTAKKILENAGVSEDIRVRDLTPDQEEKIRAQVDQIQVEGDLRREVSMNIKRLQEIGSYRGMRHRRGLPVRGQHTKNNARTRKGKAVAIANKKK, from the coding sequence ATGGCTCGTATTGCAGGTGTCGATTTACCTCGTGACAAGCGAATCGTAATCGGCTTAACATATATTTTTGGTATTGGTGATTCTACTGCTAAGAAGATTCTTGAAAATGCTGGTGTATCAGAAGATATCCGTGTTCGTGATTTGACTCCAGATCAAGAAGAAAAAATTCGTGCACAAGTAGATCAAATTCAAGTTGAAGGTGATTTACGGCGTGAAGTTTCAATGAACATCAAGCGTCTTCAAGAAATTGGATCATACCGTGGTATGCGTCACCGTCGTGGCCTACCTGTTCGTGGTCAACATACTAAGAACAATGCTCGTACTCGTAAGGGTAAAGCTGTAGCTATCGCTAATAAGAAGAAGTAA
- a CDS encoding energy-coupling factor transporter ATPase, with amino-acid sequence MTGIKIRKLVFTYPDSKYPVLNNINLDFEPFSWTAIIGHNGSGKSTLARLIDGLLSPTAGSIEVDGIQVNESSLGQIHQQIGFVFQNPENQFVGATVADDVAFGLENRQVAQNEMGEKIDKALKMVGMSDYKNTAPINLSGGQKQRVALAGILALMPKIIILDEATSMLDPLARQEILSLLQRLKNEYNLSIISITHDLKEIELADKIIVLNDSQVVKQGTPSEILKDKELLLEIGVGVPASQQLQKLLVERGINIPNRYLNLEELKNWLKQQLQ; translated from the coding sequence GTGACTGGAATAAAAATTCGAAAGCTTGTATTTACATATCCAGACAGTAAATACCCCGTTTTAAACAATATCAATCTAGATTTTGAACCATTTTCTTGGACAGCAATTATTGGTCATAATGGTAGCGGAAAGAGTACATTAGCCCGATTAATTGATGGATTACTCAGTCCTACTGCGGGATCGATTGAAGTTGACGGAATTCAAGTTAACGAAAGTTCTTTAGGTCAGATTCACCAGCAAATCGGATTCGTTTTTCAAAACCCTGAAAATCAGTTTGTAGGAGCAACAGTTGCTGACGATGTTGCATTCGGACTTGAAAACCGACAAGTAGCTCAAAATGAAATGGGGGAAAAGATTGATAAAGCTTTAAAGATGGTGGGAATGAGTGATTATAAAAACACAGCTCCTATTAATCTCTCAGGAGGACAAAAGCAACGGGTAGCACTTGCAGGAATCCTTGCATTAATGCCTAAGATAATAATCCTTGATGAGGCCACTAGTATGCTTGATCCTTTAGCACGACAAGAAATTTTGTCTTTATTGCAAAGATTAAAAAATGAATATAATCTTTCAATTATTTCGATTACGCATGATCTTAAAGAAATTGAGCTAGCAGATAAAATAATTGTGTTAAATGATTCGCAAGTTGTAAAGCAAGGTACTCCATCCGAAATTCTTAAAGATAAAGAATTATTACTTGAAATTGGAGTAGGAGTTCCTGCGAGTCAGCAACTGCAGAAATTATTGGTTGAACGAGGAATTAATATTCCAAATAGATATTTAAATTTAGAGGAGCTAAAAAATTGGCTAAAGCAGCAATTACAGTAA
- the rplQ gene encoding 50S ribosomal protein L17, translating into MSYRKLGRTSSQRKALLRDLTTDLIVNGRITTTEARAKEVRKTADKMITLAKHGDLASRRKAAAFVRNVVADVKEDGDDIRVQSALQNLFEELAPKYADRNGGYTRILKTMPRRGDGAPMVILELVD; encoded by the coding sequence ATGAGTTACCGTAAATTAGGACGTACAAGTTCACAACGTAAGGCTTTATTACGTGATTTAACTACAGATTTAATCGTTAATGGTCGTATTACCACTACTGAAGCACGTGCTAAGGAAGTTCGTAAGACTGCTGATAAGATGATTACGCTTGCTAAGCATGGTGATTTAGCTTCTCGTCGTAAGGCTGCCGCTTTTGTGCGTAATGTTGTTGCTGATGTTAAGGAAGATGGCGATGATATTCGTGTACAATCTGCTCTTCAAAACCTTTTTGAAGAACTTGCTCCAAAGTATGCAGATCGTAACGGTGGTTACACACGCATCTTGAAGACTATGCCTCGTCGTGGTGACGGTGCACCAATGGTTATTCTTGAATTAGTGGACTAA
- the rpsI gene encoding 30S ribosomal protein S9, translated as MELAQQVQYSGTGRRKDATARVRLVPGSGKITMNGKAIEDYIPFANLRAIVNQPFAVTKTEGQYDVLANVNGGGFSGQAGAVRHGIARALLAVDPDFRDALKKAGLLTRDPRMKERRKPGLKKARKAAQFSKR; from the coding sequence ATGGAATTGGCTCAACAAGTACAATACAGTGGTACTGGTCGGCGTAAGGATGCAACCGCACGTGTTCGCTTAGTACCAGGTTCAGGTAAGATTACGATGAACGGCAAGGCAATTGAAGACTACATTCCATTTGCCAACTTACGTGCTATCGTTAACCAACCATTTGCTGTTACTAAAACAGAAGGTCAATACGACGTTTTAGCTAACGTTAATGGTGGTGGATTCTCTGGTCAAGCAGGTGCAGTACGTCATGGTATTGCCCGTGCACTTCTCGCTGTTGATCCAGACTTCCGTGACGCTTTAAAGAAGGCTGGTCTCTTAACTCGTGACCCTCGTATGAAGGAACGTCGTAAGCCAGGTCTTAAGAAAGCTCGTAAGGCTGCTCAATTCAGTAAGCGTTAA
- a CDS encoding (S)-acetoin forming diacetyl reductase translates to MTKKVALVTGASQGIGKAIVERLVKDGFAVALVALNEAKLQQVADELNNNGGEALPLVADVANREEVFAAVEKTVEHFGDLDVIVNNAGLGPTTPIDSITPEQFEKVYGVNVAGVLWGIQAAHKAFKELGHGGKIINATSQAGVVGNPNLALYSGTKFAIRGITQVVAQDLATEDITVNAFAPGIVKTPMMYDIAHQVGQNAGKSDEWGMETFAKNIAMKRLSEPEDVANVVSFLAGPDSNYVTGQTIIVDGGMQFH, encoded by the coding sequence ATGACTAAAAAGGTAGCATTAGTAACTGGAGCAAGCCAAGGAATTGGTAAAGCAATTGTAGAAAGATTGGTTAAGGATGGTTTTGCAGTTGCTCTTGTAGCATTAAACGAGGCAAAGCTCCAACAAGTTGCTGATGAACTTAATAATAATGGTGGCGAAGCATTACCACTTGTAGCCGATGTAGCAAATAGAGAAGAAGTATTTGCAGCTGTTGAGAAAACAGTCGAACATTTTGGAGATCTTGATGTAATCGTTAATAATGCTGGCTTAGGTCCTACTACTCCAATTGATTCAATTACACCTGAACAATTTGAAAAAGTATATGGCGTAAACGTTGCTGGGGTTTTATGGGGAATTCAGGCTGCCCACAAGGCTTTTAAGGAGCTTGGTCATGGTGGTAAGATTATCAATGCCACATCTCAAGCTGGCGTTGTTGGTAATCCTAACCTTGCACTTTATTCTGGAACAAAATTTGCTATTCGAGGTATTACGCAAGTAGTAGCACAAGATTTGGCAACTGAAGATATTACGGTAAATGCTTTTGCACCAGGAATCGTTAAGACACCGATGATGTATGATATTGCACATCAAGTTGGTCAAAACGCTGGTAAGAGTGATGAATGGGGAATGGAAACTTTTGCCAAGAACATTGCAATGAAGCGTCTTTCTGAACCAGAAGATGTTGCTAATGTGGTAAGTTTCTTAGCTGGTCCTGATTCAAATTACGTTACTGGACAGACAATTATTGTTGATGGTGGAATGCAATTCCATTAA
- the rpsK gene encoding 30S ribosomal protein S11 yields the protein MATKKGTRKRRAKKNVETGVAHIHSTFNNTLIMITDVQGNAVAWSSAGVLGFKGSRKSTPFAAQMASEAAAKQAMEHGMKTVEVEVKGPGSGREAAIRALQATGLEVTAIRDVTPVPHNGSRPPKRRRV from the coding sequence ATGGCAACCAAAAAAGGTACGCGTAAGCGTCGTGCAAAAAAGAATGTTGAAACTGGTGTTGCACACATTCACTCAACATTTAATAACACTTTGATCATGATTACTGACGTTCAAGGTAACGCTGTAGCATGGTCCTCAGCTGGTGTTTTAGGCTTTAAGGGAAGTCGGAAGTCCACTCCATTTGCTGCTCAAATGGCTTCAGAAGCTGCTGCTAAGCAAGCTATGGAACATGGTATGAAGACTGTTGAAGTTGAAGTTAAGGGTCCAGGTTCAGGTCGTGAAGCTGCTATCCGTGCACTTCAAGCAACCGGATTGGAAGTTACTGCTATTCGTGATGTAACACCTGTTCCTCACAATGGTTCTCGTCCTCCAAAGCGTCGTCGTGTTTAA
- a CDS encoding glycoside hydrolase family 73 protein produces MAKRKRRSKNRHTGRNWIISILAVIVIFLGVYVGHHFYRIWNQQRIEQEAREKDRRAKQLFIQQVAPEAQAMQNTYHVYASITIAQAILESQWGTSQLASQYHNLFGIKGTGTNSRVMTTKEYINGKWIVTKGRFRVYDSWSDSIKDHTRLMLNGTDTNQQNYDRVVHATNYQEAARGLQEAGYATDPDYAQKLISVIKAYKLYNYDK; encoded by the coding sequence GTGGCAAAACGGAAGCGGAGAAGCAAAAACCGCCATACGGGTAGAAATTGGATTATTAGCATTCTTGCTGTTATTGTTATTTTTTTGGGTGTTTACGTTGGGCACCATTTTTACCGAATTTGGAATCAGCAACGAATTGAACAAGAGGCACGTGAAAAGGATCGCCGAGCGAAGCAATTATTTATTCAGCAAGTTGCTCCTGAAGCCCAGGCAATGCAAAATACTTATCATGTCTATGCATCAATTACGATTGCCCAAGCGATTCTTGAATCTCAATGGGGAACGAGTCAGTTAGCGTCGCAATACCATAATTTATTTGGAATTAAGGGAACAGGAACAAATTCACGAGTAATGACAACCAAAGAATACATTAATGGTAAGTGGATCGTTACTAAGGGGCGGTTCCGCGTTTATGATAGTTGGAGCGACTCTATTAAGGATCACACGCGATTGATGTTAAATGGGACAGACACCAATCAACAAAATTACGATCGAGTTGTTCATGCGACTAATTATCAAGAAGCAGCTCGTGGATTACAAGAAGCAGGGTATGCGACTGATCCTGATTATGCACAAAAATTAATTTCTGTGATTAAGGCATATAAATTATATAATTATGATAAGTAA